The proteins below come from a single Cannabis sativa cultivar Pink pepper isolate KNU-18-1 chromosome 3, ASM2916894v1, whole genome shotgun sequence genomic window:
- the LOC115709031 gene encoding rust resistance kinase Lr10 yields MFLCIMESSNLILLMIMITTIFHETTESSPCFSSCGNIHNITSPFRLDTDPPSCVSKSNNAFVLSCNNNQTTVLKHNDHHGRSYNYHVEAINYNNYTIRLSDPNIKKGNFSSIPTSYSSNLPSPFELQITFRKGKRFWSTYFVTYPTAERVLFLSCENKVYNSLYIDTAPYINTSNLSENPKARFLYVVYASGFKYSDLVESCQIYQTALVSLKKDRNYTMMTISYQDIHDELSNGFEASWIRVLQKNDKEKLCYIDKIYNEAFCVYGYCKAIKLAITTVCRLWRHIFDRRLMMPSAHVTVEFVCVQWKNIVQILGPRTIFGLLFIITLIIYKWKRRHLSIYNGIEEYLQRQNNLKPIRYSYSDIKKMTIYFKMKLGEGGFGSVYKGKLRSGHYVAIKILGKSKTSGQDFINEVATIGRIHHVNVVRLVGFCVEGSARALVYEFMPNGSLNNYIFTEGKERNDSLSDEKIFDISLGIARGIEYLHQGCDMQILHFDIKPHNILLDENFTPKISDFGLARLCPLNNNVVLTTLRGTIGYIAPELFYKNIGAISHKADVYSFGMLLMEMANRRRNLNTQTDHSSKIYFPLWVYDHVEEVKSIELNDITNEELDEKKIKKMIMVALWCIQMKPCDRPSIGKVIEMLESHVESLEMPPKPYLYPPDS; encoded by the exons ATGTTTTTGTGTATAATGGAATCCTCAAATCTCATTCTGCTCATGATAATGATAACAACTATATTCCATGAGACCACAGAAAGTAGTCCTTGTTTTTCATCTTGTGGAAATATCCATAATATAACCTCTCCTTTCCGGCTAGATACCGATCCACCCAGCTGTGTATCAAAGTCAAATAATGCTTTTGTTCTTTCTTGCAACAACAACCAAACTACGGTTTTGAAACATAATGATCATCATGGAAGAAGCTATAATTACCATGTTGAGGCAATCAATTACAACAACTACACAATTAGACTTTCGGATCCAAATATCAAAAAGGGTAATTTCTCTTCCATCCCAACTTCCTATTCATCTAATCTCCCTTCTCCATTTGAATTACAAATTACTTTTCGAAAGGGTAAGAGGTTTTGGTCCACATATTTTGTAACATATCCAACTGCAGAGCGTGTGTTATTCTTGAGCTGTGAAAACAAAGTGTACAATTCTTTATACATAGACACAGCTCCTTACATAAACACCTCTAATTTGTCTGAAAATCCCAAAGCAAGGTTCTTGTACGTTGTTTATGCTAGTGGCTTTAAGTACTCTGATTTGGTCGAGTCTTGCCAAATTTACCAAACTGCCCTCGTATCATTGAAGAAAGATAGGAATTATACGATGATGACTATATCATACCAAGATATACACGATGAGCTCAGCAATGGTTTCGAGGCTTCTTGGATCCGAGTTTTGCAAAAGAATGACAAAGAAAAACTTTGCTACATTGATAAAATATACAACGAGGCTTTTTGTGTTTATGGTTATTGCAAGGCAATAAAATTGGCGATTACAACAGTGTGCA GGCTCTGGCGCCATATATTCGACAGACGTCTAATGATGCCATCGGCTCATGTTACTGTTG AATTTGTTTGTGTCCAGTGGAAAAACATTG TTCAAATTCTAGGACCAAGAACAATATTTGGACTCTTATTTATCATCACTCTTATCATTTATAAATGGAAAAGACGACACTTGTCAATATATAATGGCATCGAGGAATATCTCCAACGACAAAACAATCTCAAGCCTATAAGATATTCATACTCAGATATTAAGAAAATGACAATATACTTCAAGATGAAGTTAGGTGAAGGAGGATTTGGTTCTGTATATAAAGGTAAACTTCGCAGTGGTCATTATGTAGCTATCAAGATATTGGGTAAATCAAAAACTAGTGGGCAAGACTTTATTAATGAAGTTGCTACTATTGGGAGAATTCATCATGTTAATGTGGTACGACTAGTGGGTTTTTGTGTGGAAGGTTCAGCGCGTGCCCTTGTATATGAGTTCATGCCTAATGGATCTTTAAATAACTATATTTTTACAGAAGGCAAAGAAAGAAATGATTCATTAAGTGATGAGAAAATATTTGATATCTCACTTGGAATTGCACGTGGTATCGAGTATCTTCACCAAGGATGTGATATGCAAATTTTACATTTTGATATTAAGCCTCACAATATTCTTTTGGATGAAAATTTTACTCCCAAGATTTCAGACTTTGGCCTAGCAAGATTGTGtccattaaataataatgtagtCTTAACTACACTCAGAGGAACTATTGGATACATAGCTCCAGaactattttacaaaaatattggagCAATCTCCCACAAAGCTGATGTGTATAGTTTTGGAATGTTGTTGATGGAAATGGCTAATCGAAGGAGAAATTTGAACACACAAACAGATCATTCTAGCAAAATTTACTTTCCTTTATGGGTGTATGACCATGTCGAAGAAGTAAAGAGCATTGAATTAAACGACATCACAAATGAGGAATTAgatgagaaaaaaataaaaaagatgatTATGGTAGCATTATGGTGTATACAAATGAAGCCTTGTGATCGCCCTTCGATAGGTAAAGTCATAGAGATGTTAGAAAGTCATGTTGAATCTCTAGAAATGCCTCCAAAGCCATACTTATATCCACCAGATTCTTAA